From the Deinococcus aquaticus genome, one window contains:
- a CDS encoding acyl-CoA dehydrogenase family protein, which translates to MFDEFSVHELLSADERLVRESVRGFCDAELMPEVAAWWDDGSLPVRSVMRRFGEMGLLGPTVPEEYGGAGVSYSAYGAMMYELERVDSGLRSAASVQGSLVMFPIYTYGSDEQRRRWLPGLASGELIGCFGLTEPDGGSDPGAMRTRARRDGDHWVLNGNKMWITNSPEADVAVVWAKDDEGTVRGFIVPTDTPGFSAPPIHRKMSLRASVTGEIVLQDCRIPAANLLPGSAGLKSPLSCLTSARFGIAWGAMGALEAVLQATLEYTGSRTTFGKPIASRQLVQDKLVRMATDHSLGTLLAWRLGTLKDAGRMNFAQVSYAKRNNVRVALQGARLARELHGGNGITTEYPVIRHMLNLETVDTYEGTHDIHTLIVGRHLTGQGALE; encoded by the coding sequence ATGTTCGATGAATTCAGTGTGCACGAGTTACTGTCAGCCGATGAGCGGCTGGTCCGCGAAAGCGTGCGGGGTTTCTGCGACGCGGAGTTGATGCCGGAAGTCGCGGCGTGGTGGGATGACGGCTCGCTGCCGGTGCGCAGCGTCATGCGCCGCTTCGGTGAGATGGGCCTGCTGGGCCCGACCGTTCCCGAGGAGTATGGCGGGGCGGGCGTGTCCTACAGCGCGTACGGCGCGATGATGTACGAACTCGAACGCGTGGACAGCGGCCTGCGCAGCGCCGCGAGCGTGCAGGGCAGCCTGGTCATGTTCCCGATCTACACGTACGGCAGTGACGAGCAGCGGCGCCGCTGGCTGCCCGGACTGGCGTCCGGTGAACTGATCGGCTGTTTCGGCCTGACCGAACCGGACGGCGGCAGCGACCCCGGCGCGATGCGCACCCGCGCCCGCCGCGACGGGGACCACTGGGTGCTCAACGGGAACAAGATGTGGATCACCAACAGCCCCGAAGCGGACGTGGCCGTCGTGTGGGCCAAGGACGACGAGGGAACCGTGCGGGGATTCATCGTGCCGACCGACACGCCGGGCTTCAGCGCGCCGCCCATTCACCGCAAGATGAGCCTGCGCGCCAGCGTGACCGGCGAGATCGTCCTGCAGGACTGCCGCATTCCGGCCGCGAACCTGCTGCCCGGCAGCGCCGGCCTGAAAAGCCCGCTGTCCTGCCTGACGTCCGCCCGCTTCGGCATCGCGTGGGGCGCGATGGGCGCGCTCGAAGCCGTGCTGCAGGCCACCCTGGAGTATACGGGCAGCCGCACGACCTTCGGGAAACCCATCGCGTCACGGCAACTCGTGCAGGACAAACTGGTGCGCATGGCCACCGACCACAGCTTGGGCACGCTGCTGGCGTGGCGCCTGGGCACCCTGAAAGACGCCGGGCGCATGAACTTCGCGCAGGTCAGTTACGCCAAACGCAACAACGTCCGCGTGGCCCTGCAGGGCGCGCGACTGGCACGCGAACTGCACGGCGGGAACGGCATCACCACCGAGTACCCGGTCATCCGGCACATGCTGAACCTCGAAACCGTCGACACCTACGAGGGCACGCACGACATTCACACCCTGATCGTGGGTCGCCACCTGACCGGCCAGGGCGCCCTGGAATAG